The following is a genomic window from Eubalaena glacialis isolate mEubGla1 chromosome 18, mEubGla1.1.hap2.+ XY, whole genome shotgun sequence.
GTGAACatggtctctctctccctctctgggtaCTGTGAACATGGTCCTTTTCTCAGGGTACTGTGAGCACACTCCCTGTCTCCTGGCCCACCTCGGTGTCTGTTTTCTGTCTGTTGGACTATCATCACCCACCAGCCGTGTGCTGTCACGGGCCTGGCCTGTGTGTTAGAGCCTCATAGTTGCTTTCCCACGTCCACCTGGGGGGCCTCTTAGCCTCCCTGCTGCCGTGCCCTTGCCTCCGGACCCTGTCCCATGGCCCCTGTTTAGCCCCTTTGCAGTCTCAGGGGTCCCTGCCCCAGGGTGATGGAGAAGGTGTGAGGTGTGCTGTGCACATGTGAGTTGGGGGGAGCGTAGCTCAGGAACGAGGGGTGCCCCTGCTCCCCACTGGCCTGGTGGGGAGCTAACCCTGGCTGCCCTGGGCCACCCTGCCCAGCCCGCCCTATGCAGCATGGCCGGAGGTGCATGAGCTCTGTACTCCTGCCCCTGCTCCCGTGCGGCTCTGTGGCCGAGCTCTCATGCTGCCCGCTCCCCCTGCAGCAACTGCCTGACCTACCGCCGCATCTACCTCCCGCCCAGCCACCCGGACGACCTGATCAGGCCTGGCCTCTTCAAGGGCACCTACGGCAGCCACGGCCTGGAGATCGTCATGCTCAGCTTCCACGGGAAGCATGCCAGGGGCACGAAGATCACGGTGAGTCCAGGGGCTGGCGTGGCGTAGTGTGACTCGGGCCGTGCCCTGGCTGCTCAGTGTGGGCCCCGGACCGTGGCACTGCTTCCCCGGGGAGCTTGCTGGGAAcgcaggccccacccagacctgctgAGCCAGGGCCTGCCTTCCACAAGATCCCCCAGCGATTCTGAACGTTTCCAAGGCAGCCTTACCACACAGCTCTCAGCCCTGGCCACACCCTGGATccctggggaggtggaggagacACTGATGCTGGGGCCccatcccagagattctgatttaatgggGGTGGGCCGGGTGAGGGGCTCTAGGAGCTCCCTGGGTGACCCTGAGGTGCGGCCATGGTGGACACCCTCTGCGTTAGCACTCCGGCCCCCGTGGCCCGTCCTGGCCTCAGCAGCTCGGGAACGCACTGGGAGGATTTCTGAGCTGAGTGGGGGTCCCGGATGACAGGCCCTCTGTCACCCGCTCTAGGGGCTGCTATTCACGTGCTCGCCTGTCGCTGTGCAGGTGTTGGGGGAGTCTCTGCGGAGGCGCAGAGCAGGCCTCTTCCTGGTCCTCACAGGGCACTGCTCGCAGCTCCGTCGGCCGGGCTCCTTGTGGACGAGGGCCTGGGACCAGGCCGCGGGGCCTGGGCGTTCTCCCAGGTTCATGCTGGGGAGCGTTCGTGTTCCAGGCAGACAGTCTGGGCTGGCGTTTCCGGCCTGCCCCCCATCTGACCGGGGAGGGTCCATGGACCTCTCCAGGCCGTGCACCTCTTCAGCGGCCACGCAGGCCGGCTCCCACCTGAGGTCTTTGGGTGCAGATGTGCCTGCGGGCCCTCCCAGGGTCGCTCGTGGGTGCTGTTGTCCCCTGTCCTCAGAGGTCCTTCACAGAAGGCTGCCTGTGCTGGGTGCTGCTTTCTAAGGGCTTCTGAGATCTGCTGACTTGTGAGGGGTTGCCGCCAAATCAGTTGGAAGGCTGAGCGAGCGCCCTCGGCCGGAGGTGTGACCGGGGCTGGAGGCCGCGGTCTCTGAGCCTGCTGACCGCCGCCCGCTGGCTCCGCAGGGTGACCCCAACATCCCTGCTGGGCAGCAGACGGTAGAGATCGACCTCAGGCACCGCATCCACCTACCCGACATTGAGAGCCTCCGCGACTTTAACGAGCTCTCGCGCATCGTCCTGGAGGTGCGCGAGCAGGTGCGCCAGGAGCAGCAGCAGGAAGGTGGGCCCGAGGACGCCGAGGGCCTCGGCCGgcagagcccccagccctgcgCGGAGCCACCCGCCGAGCAGGCCAAGGGGCCCGGGGATGGAGGGGCCGAGGCCGCGGCTGAGCCGCCCGCCCAGTCGGGGCAGGGGCAGCCGTTTGTGCTGCCGGTGGGCGTGAGCTCGAGGAACGAGGACTATCCCCGGACCTGCAGGATGTGGTAAGGATGCCGCGGGGCGGGCAGGACGGGGCTTCCCGGAGCGGGGCTCTGCCCGGCCAGCAGGGAggtggcctggggtggggccgACCCCGCGTTGGGGGCCCTGCACCAGTGGGGAAGCTCTGCCTACTTGGGCCGGGTCCCAGCTCGGGCCGAGCAGACTGTGAGGCTCCTGTCCCCTCACCCCTCTGGGGGCCTCAGCTGCCAGGCAGGGGGCCTCCTCCCCAACGCCTCTCACCGCACAGCCGCTAAGGTCAAAGGTAGACAGGCAGACAGGTGAGACGTTGGGCGGTGCTGAAAGCAGGCCGTGGCGTCCCTCCCCGCGCGTCCCCTGGAAAGCCTGCTCGGAGCGTCCTGGACGACCTTGCAGGGAAGGCCTGTCCTGGGGGTCTCACCGCCTCCTCATTTCTTCGTGTGGTTTCTCCCAGGCTCTAACAGCCTCTCCGCAGAGGCCGTGGGCCCCGGTCTGGGACAGAGCCTGCCCGCTGCTGCCAGCTCCTCGCTTGGCGTGCTGTTTGCACGGTCCTGTCTTAGAGATGCACGCCCTGCCCCTGGTCCCCTGCACTCCAGGGCTGTTTAGTTTAATtacagagaataaaatgaaaaattcaggtcCTTGGTCACACTggtcatatttcaagtgctcagtagccactcGTGTGTTGGACAGTGCAGGTCTAGAACATTCCATTGCCATAGAGAGTTCTCATGGACAGTCACCTCGGGGTTCATTGAGGGAGGAACCTGTCAGTCTCCTGGCAGATTATTACAGCCGACTTGTCTCCGCCTTTGTCACGTTACGtgtgaaggtttttttctttacctctgGGCCATCTGCTGCCTCCCTTGTGCCCGCAGTGGTCTCCTTGGCTTTTCACATGTAGGCGGGCGCACGCCGAGCTCCCCAAAGGGAATTTAGGCGTCTGCGTGGACTTGATGGAAAAAATTCATTACATTTTCTCCATGTTAATACAGTGGTGATAAAAGAGGCTGAATTTGGGTTTTCTGGAGGGAGATGTACACATAGTGAATGTATGAATTTTTGAAAGGTCATAAAGGAAAAGGCTTTGTTATCCCTGGGAAACTTGACAACTTTCAGCATCTCAGGGCCAGCTCAGAGCCCTCTGGCAGCGCCGGCTTGGAAGCTCTGGCCCAGCCCCCGGCTGTGTCACGGGATGGTCCTCCACCCGGTGCTAAACATCAGGGGCTCGGCCAGGAGGGGCGCATGCGTTCTCTGGCACTGCCATAGTGCCTGCGCAGCACACGTCTCTGTGTATCTAAGCTTGGTGCCCCCCCGCTCCGGAAACTCTCTGAGCCACAGGCCCTCAGGCGCAGGGCTGCTGTCCCCCTCCCGCCAGGCAGAGCCTCAGCATGGTGGGTGGAGGTGGGCGTCCCAGGCACCATTCCGCGCATTGGGAGGTTCAGGCCAGCCCCTAACTCCTCGTCACCTGTTCtttgcaagaaagaaagaaacatattaCAGCCTGAGTCTCAAAACTTGGCTGTAATGGGTATTTGAAAGTTCTGCTTCTGATTAATGTCAGTTGTATGCCGATAAATCATTATTGATTACATTTGAGTTGTTCATACGTGGACCTAACTGTCCCAGGGATTGAGATTTCTGTTACCTGGGTCTACATCATAAAGACGTGTACTTTTGGATAGAGATACCAGGTGGGGCTGCCTGGGACCCTCGTCCTTTCGTTGGGTGAGCTGGTAGAGAGAGAGCAGCGGTCGGCGGGGTGAGCCCGACTGTGTGGGGTGAACGCCGGCCTCCCCGAAGGCGCAGGGCCCCACCTCTGTGCAGAGCTGCTGGCAGATGGTGGAAGTGGCCTGGAGGTGGAAGGGAGAATGTTCCAGCACGTCCAGGACCACGGGTGATGGGCTTGGGCCAGCACGTGCCTTCGAGGCCCTGCTCATCCCCTCTCCCCGCGCTTTCCCTCTTGTCCTTGTTCAGTTTCTACGGCACGGGCCTCATCGCCGGCCACGGCTTCACCAGCCCCGAGCGCACCCCCGGGGTCTTCGTCCTGTTCGACGAGGATCGCTTTGGGTTCATCTGGCTGGAGCTGAAGTCCTTCAGCCTGTACAGCAGGGTCCAGGCTGCCTTCCGGAATGCGGACGCCCCGTCCCCGCAGGCCTTCGAGGAAATGCTCAAGAACATCCAGTCCCTTGCCTCCTGAGGGCCCGCTCCCCCGCGGCGGGCGGCCCGGGCTGGGAGGGCAGCGGCGTGCGCTCAGGAGACGCGGCCTCTGACCGGAACACCCACCTCCTCGTAGGAGCCTCGGCGCGGCCTCCCCAGACGCTTTCCGCGGATGCCCACATATCTGCCAGGAGCAAGGGGAAAGCTGAGCATGTCTGAAACAAACAACAGAACCAGAACCAACTGACTTAGAGGACGGGCTGCAGGGCATGTAGGTGACTGAACTGGAGAAATTGGCCATTTTCTAGGGAAAACAAAATCCTCCTCCAGGGAGGTTCACAACGCAACAGAGTCTGTTGCCTCCAACCGATGGAAGCGGTCATGGGTGAGGTGTGCGGGCTCCACCGTCCCCTCTGCAGGAGGTGAGCCAGAGGGCCTTGGTGACTTCGACGCAGCCTGGGCGGGTGGGGGCACTGTGTGTGGAATATGAGCTCCAGGGAGTCGGGCTTGGGACCCACTTCTCTACCGACTTGCTTGGATTTTGGACAAAGGCATTTCACCCTGATCTCAGTTTCCAAATCAGTGAAATGGGGCCAATGATACGGGTCACTAGGGAACGCCACTGCAGGCCTTCCAGCAGCTCGGAGGCCCTGCGAGCACCACCCGACCCCGGTCCCTGCGGTGCCGTGTGCCTGCCCGGCCTCTCTCAGGCTTTAGAACCTAGACCTTCACTGCAGTACTTCAGACAGGCATTCACTTAGTTcacgccctgcccctgccctgcacTCACTGGTGTCAGACCCTGAGCTGCAGCCGCTGGTCTCAGAACCAGGACAGGGCACCCTCTGAGATGACCTGCGTCTGTTCCTCCTGCTTGGTTTACACAGGTGCCGCTCTTGAGAGGGGCGAAGCAGCAGAAGGGGTTGTGCCAGGTGAGCGTGACGTCCCTttgcgggggtggggcggggctttCTGGACACTGCACGTAGGGAGCGCACTTTGGAGACCAGGACCCTCGGGGAGCCTCCAGCATGCAGACCCTCGGCGCTGACCCTTCCGCTGGCATTGTCCCTGTGTCACGTTGACCCCTGCATTTGGGGACCCCTGTGAGCGCTGATCTTGCTGTCTCCTGAAGAGCGGAGCCCCACGTGCCTGTGCACAGACCTGCTGGAGTTCTGTTCAGCCCTCCCTCCAGGCTGCACTGCCTAACAGGGCGTGTGGCTTCCCGGGGTGGACGGACTCTGTTCCTTCCCAGTTGCTCGTCCTTGTCGGCTGGACTCTGCTGAGCCCTCACACTGGGGGCGGGGGCCCCAGGGAAGGGGCAGCTTTGTGGTGCCTTCATGTAGAGACCAACCTGAGGTGTCCCATGAAACGTGGCCTGTGTCTCGTGATAGCGTTCTCCCTGACCGGCCCTTTTCTAAAATAACAACCCCCCACCACCCCTGCTTCAGCACATTTGACGACTCTGGCCTTCCTTTGCTCCCAGAATCACAGAAGCAGCAAGCTCTGGGCATGGCCTTGAAACGCAGACTGGGCCTCCCCAGAGGCTCCGTGGGGCTGCCCTGGGCACGCCGGGCGCTGTCGGCCGTCTCGTCCGAGGCACGGAGGCCCACCTCCCAGACCCTTCCAGCAGGACCCGGGGTTGGGTGGGGACGTGGTCCCAGCTCCTGCGTTTCTCGAAGGACTGAGCCTCAGAGCCTgaggctcctccctccctctcacaatGCGGCTGTTCTTCTCTCGTGCCAAGCGTGGCCGTCCCCAACGGTGACAACTGGCCGCAAAGCCTTGAGGACCGTGAAAACGGAGGACAGCTGGGCTAGGCTGTTCCTCTCTAGGTTTCATCattgtttaaataaaatcaagaaaatgcGTATTTTACCCAGAGCTAAGGGACCGTCTCCGTCTGAGGCCTCCAGCGTTGTAAAGCGCACACAGATCGAAGATGAGCACTTCTGATTAAAAACCAGTCTCAAACTAAATGCTGTTCTGCCTCTAGTGTCTGGCCTACGCATGGTTTCCACTAACAGTGACTAAAATAACCCTGCTCTCTTGGCTGCGTTCACGTTGGCCTCTGTCTCTGGTGTCAGGTGGGGCCCCCGGGCCTGTGGGTGGGGTCTGTCTAGCTGGCAGTGGCCTGGGTGACGCCAGGCAGGTCAGCGGCAATGAAGGGTGAGGGCTTGTCATCCGCACAGCCGGTCGTGCAGAGGTCTCCCAGTCTGACCCGTGCTCAGCCAGCTCTTGATGTCAGTAGGTGAGGTGTAGGGACAGCGGCGGTTCTGTGCGCAAATCCGGCACTGGCCGCTCCCCTTCCTGGCAGACGGTCAACCAGCTCAGGAGGGGAACTTCCAACCAGTTAACTTGTAGGCGAGGATTCAAAAAGGCTGACGTCATTGTCCGAGGCCTAAAGGCAACCGGGCTTTTGAAAAAGCAGGTTCCAGTGGTGCACTCGACCCAGGTTAGGGGCTGGCAGCGTCCACGTGGGGCTTGagctgggggtggtgggtggacCTCGGAGGGTCTTTGGATGTTTCCCATGGTTGGCACCGCCTTCACTGCCACTTTGCTGTCGTGAGGTTGGGGAAGGAAGCTCAGGTGCACCTCTGCGTACCTGGGCGGGCTCCACGCTCCGCTAGTCGATCGGAAATGATGTGATTGGAGATTTCAAACACGGGTCACTGGCGATTTTCCCTTTTGGGGCTGAGCGTTTTTTGGTGTGAGGCTGTGGGAAATGACCTTACTTTTGGGCTGTGGGACGTGGGCCTGGCCCCTGCTCCAATACAGTCCAGCTCAGTGTGGCTGGTGCTCACGGCCACAGCTGCCCTGCTCCGCCCCTTGCCCCTTCCTGCCCCGACACCAGGCTGCTCAGTGCCAGGTGCCTGCGTCCCTGGCCAATGCGGAGGGCGGGAGAGTGCACAGCGGTCTAACTAGCTACATTCCCGCTTCCTGCAGAACAAGCGCAGGGGTGCAGTTGTCCTGCCAGACTTTCTTAGTTGTTTCCAGATGGCCAGACCCCTCCCTTAGCCAGCTGCCCTCTCGGCCCGACACCTTCAGGGCTGGTGGCAGTTTGCGGGTTGCCCAGGTTGCACAGCTGCTGCTGTGAGGtcacttcagtgcttgtgagctGAGCTGAAGAGGATGAGAACCCTGCTCAGCCCTTTGTCATTCGGGGAATTTCCTAAGTTCCTTGTGACCACGGTGTCTTGAGTGTAGACTTGGAGCACCTGACTGTGACTCAGTAGCCGTGTCCTTTTGGATACTTTCAAGAATGCCTACGGGAATGTTCTCATATAACCCTCACCTGCCTTGAGGATAAGATGACCCAATTCATGGTCCATCCCAGTGTGAACGTAGGCTAACTTCTCTGTCTTTACTTTTGGGAGAAGATCTGAAGTGTAATTTGTATGTTCTCAGAACAATTTAGTGAGAGAAGAAAGCCACAGTGCCATCAGTTTGCCTGATGCTGTGCATGGGAACCATGCGGAGCGGTGTCATTTACAGCTCGGTGGCCTGCAGGCCAGCCTTCCATGGGGCCAAGGTGACCAGCAGTGACACCTGAGGCTCGGACAGAAAGGCAGCccctcttctgggtcctttctgTGCTCGCCGGGAGACCAGCCAGAACATGTGAAGGGATCAGAACATTTTGCTTTTTTAGCTTAATTCAGTACTTTTGGTTGTTGTTTGAGGTCATATAGCCTGcttggagaagaaaaacattcaTCCTGTTTGATCTTGAAGCCCCACCCCCTGAGTGAGAAAGACAACAGTTGAGATGGAAGGAGTTGTGGTCGCTCTCAGGCATCCGTTCGGGCTTGCCGGGTGCGGCTGAGGCAGGGCCGGGACCCGAGGAAGCAGCTGCCGCGAGCCTGGGCCCCGGCTTGTGACCTGGACACGACAACCGTGCGGGGTTGTTTCTCCATAAAGCAGCTTCTGAAATCTTGTTGTGTGCtttgtaatttgtttcttttgggATGTGGTTCAGATGGAGGCTGGAGCCCTAAGAAACATGGCCTATGGATGTGGGCAGGGGACGATCGTGGGAGGGGGCTGCGGGCCGAGGGAGGGGACTGGGGCACGGGTGGGGGGCCTCCCCAGGGGCCTGCGCTTTTCACACTTGATCTTGACAAAATTTTGATTTTCCCAGTTATGGAACGGAGTGGTGAGTGACCCCTGGGGAACCCAGACAACCGTGGGTCCCTGGATCCCTTCCTTTGACCCAGCGGACATGTGTCCCCCTCCCCAGCAAGGCAGCCCTGAGGGCAGGGCCGAAGTGGGTTTTCTTAGTCTGAAGTCCAAGTAAGTTGCTGTTTCTGAGAACAGAAGGGCAGGATAGATAGGGCAGGGGATGTGCTCAGCGGCTGGGCGTACAGCTGAGGAGCTCATTTATGTATTAACCTGTTTACAAAAGTAATATTCTtgtgaaaaattcaaatattttatgtagGAAGTAAAAGTACCTCATGTTCCCATCCAGCTGGGCCTGGAGCCCTGAGAAGGGTTGGGGCTAGGTCCCCTCCCCCATCCGGGCCGTCGCATCACCCCCATCCCTGAAGGCACCGTGCTCGCCCTACCCGGCGGCAGGAGGCTGCATTGGCGGCCCTGGGGAGCGTGCTTCCCTCCAGTCCGGGGTCCCTGTGACCGGGTCCCTTTGTAGCCCGACCTCTAGTGGGCACATAGAGTCGCTGCATGCTGCGTGACCCCAGCCAGCAAGgtgaaaacaacaaagaaagatACGCCACTTGGGTAAAGTTTTCAGACCTTTCCCCCCACTTTGACTTGAAAATCCATGAGTGATGGAAGGCCGCCTTTCAGGaaacttgggggagggagggctggcaGCTCTGCCCCGCCCTGGGATGAACAGGTGCTTCTCGGGGAGCGGACTCGGAAGGAGGCAGCGGGTCACCCAGGACACCCACGGGAGGCCCTAGAGGCGGACCTGAGAAGCAGACCTGAGGTCCACCCGACAGTCCTGCTCTCGTGGCATGCACACGCATCCTCAGCCTAGGCCGAGCCCCAGACACAAGATCTTTTAGGGGAAACCAGCCCCGCTGCTGCCTAGGCCCCTAGAGCTTCTCAGTCCCCAAGCCTGGCTGCTTGCTTGGGGTGGGGCTTCTCCACCAGGCATGAGGTCTCCACGTTTGGGGCCAGGTGATTCTGTGCTGGGCCACCCCGCTTGCTGTAGCGGCTGAGCCGCATCCCTGGCCTCCCGCATCATGACAACCAAAAACGCCTCCAGATGCGGCCAGAGTCCCCTGGGGACTGTCACCTGGTGGAGAACCACTGGGTAAGTACCTGCACCTCCATGCCCCAAACAGGGTGCCAAGtgttggggacacagcagtgaacaggtGGCAGGGTCTCAGTCCTGCACAGATCACAGAACAGAACATCAAAGGGGCTCAGGTAGCCTCCCCTTGACTCTTGGGTGCCGTATCAGGTGATGATCTGTCTCTAGTGCAATGAGGGGTCAAGGCTGAGATGGAAGCTGGTGCAGGTGGTCATGCGGTACCTGGCCTGCAGGGCCCAGACGGTGGGCGAGGTGCTGTGTCCTCACCTATCTCCCTCTCTACCCAGGAGGACGTCACTCCCAGAACCTCAGCAGGGGCCCAGGAACGGGATGTCCGCAAAGCTCCAGAGCCGTGGGCTCCTCCCTGGTACCGGCACCGTCCTCGGCACATTTCCCAGTCTCCTGGTGGGCAGGAGGGGGCAACGGCTGTTGTGTCAGCAGCAACACTGCCTGCCACTCGAGCTGGTGGCTTGGCTTCCCGAAGAGTGGGTGGGCGTGAAGCTCAGCGCCACCAGGTCCTCAGCAGGAGGGAGATGCCTGCCCAGCCCTGGCATGCTGAACTGTGATCTCTGGGGAGAGGGGTTGAGCAGTCTAGTTTTGCAAACCCCCCAAAGGATTCTGATGTTGCACAAATATCTCCTTTTCCAAAATCTTTTGGGAAGAGGATTCCAGAGAAAATACCTCAAGGAACATGATTTTAAACACATAGCTGTTCTTGGCACTGTAGTGGGAATCACTGAACTGTCCTTTTTTATTTCATGGTTAGGTTTTTTGAGATATAAATTATGTcaatttttagtgtaagtatattTCTTTAAGTTGACCAACACATAGAGCTGTGAACAGGCACCACAGTCGAGATACAGAATGTTCCATCTTCCTCACAATCCTTGGTGCTGCCCCTTCATAGCCAGCGCCCTGCTCTGAAACCActcatctgttctccatctctagttttgccttttttagaATGTCAAACTGAATTGCATAGTATGTAGCTTTTTtagtttggtttctttcatcagcagtTTCTCAGCCTTTTATTCATTATCATCTCCCTCCAAGGagcctttttagacatttttttccctaatactcCCCATGACAATTTAACGCCACAGATATAGTTTATATGTACTGTATGCATTTGTGTgggtctgtgtgcgtgtgtgagccCAGGTGGATGGCCCCACTGCTATGGAATGTCTCTCCTGTTCCCAGCGTTCCACAGTTCTATTGGAAGGCAAGCTCCCATGGGGCGCTATGGGTGCAGGGAACATGGTGCCGAGGCTTCTCCTAGAGGACGCTTCAGTGATCTCGGGGAAGGCACTAGGACGGGGCCCTTGGTACCTCGGAGGTGGGGGTGAGACAGTGACAGAGGCACTTGAAAATGAACAGACTCTCCTAGCCTGGTAGCCTGGCTTGGCTGTGCCGTTTCATAGTGCTCTGACAACAGTGAGGAGAAGGATGACAGTGGTCCTGTGTCCCCCAGCAGATTGCAGGAGCTCGCagtgaagaagggaagggaagccgAGACGCTGATGTCACAGCCACCGAAGAGAGAAGTCTAGGTGTCTCGGTCAGTGAGGGTGACGATGAAGCCTATGGTCCCACGAGGAAAGGGTAAGGTTTGGGGCAGCAGAGTTGACATCATGCTGTCCACCGGTGGGAACCTGTCACATCATGCAGGGCCCCCATCCGGGTAAAAAGTGAGTCCTGTGTCCAGGGCTGTGGCAACAGTGGCACCTGGTGTGATCTTGACCAAAACCGCTGTGCGGCTTGGGCTGGGAAGGGACTTGAGTGCTCAACATCAGAGAGACCCAAAAAGTCATGAGACATGAGAACTTAAGAATTACAGTTCctatttagattttatttgaaaatcatgATTTCACTTAATCCGTAGGATTTAGGTTTGTGGAACTCCTATGCCTGTCACAGGTCAGTGAGGCAAGGCTATCCTGAAATAACAAGCCAACCTCAAAACAAAAGCACAACTTTTTGGTTCTTTTCTGGGTTACCAGTAATATGTACTTTTTTAGGAACGTTCTCAAAGACACAGATACGGACGCATGTCAAAGAGTGGGAAGTGGCTGTCCAGCTGCTGGCCGAGCCAGCactgtgtgtgtttttgtctGTGTCCTCTAGTGGACATAAGCTCTCactctcttgggtgtatacccgGGTGGGGGGAACTGCTTGGCCATAGGGTATTCACACGTTTAGGCTTTGTTAATACTGCCCAACAGTTTGCCTGTATGGTTGTATCCATTTTGTGAGTAACGTATGAGGGTTCCAGCTGCCACATCCTTGGTACCGTCAGTCCTTTTAACTATTtttggtggggatggggatggtgatGAGTCACTCTTGACATGAGATGGCAAGTCCCAGGGGTGAGGGCCAGAGTTTCTAGGGGGGCACAAACCTGTCTTCTATGCTACCACGATGTTCCAGTGGGCTCAGGAGGAGAATGGAGAGTGCAAGGAAGCCAAGGGCCCTCCAAGGCTGGCAGAGACaagacagccataaataaaatgctAGGCTAATGGTGAGATTCCTGGATAATTTTGTCATTAGCTATTAAGAGACCAGTGGTGACATTATTTATAGACACACATGCGGTGGGGGATGGTGGTGTCTGAAATAATTAGCAGCTAATATGGTGGGGTGCTGCCCGGAGAGCCTGCGTGGGGGTACTGGCTGGAAGCTCAGACCTGTTTAAACGTCATGAACTTATCAGTTtaataaaggagccaagaatccTGAGCAGTGCCTGGGAACTCCTGTTTGTCCATGGCTAGAACGCAGCACGTGGAGatgtgtcccccccccccgcaaaaaaagcaaaacaaacactgaGAAGTCTGTCtccaaaaaatacttttttttttttttttttttttttgccccacggtgtggcttgcaggatctcagttccccgatcagggattgaagcCGGGCCAAGGCATTGAAAgctcggaatcctaaccactaggtcaGCAGGGAACTCCCATGCTTCCAAGAAATACAAATCTGATCTTGTGATAAAGATCACAGAGAGGCAGAAAACATTCAATTTTACTAAAATGTGAAGACAAGCATCGTGTCTTCATTTCGGAAACTGCCCAGAGCGCACACGTGCGAGGCGGAGGAAGGAGAGACCAACGGGCAGAGAAACGGGCAGAGCGTTCAAAACGACACGGCATCTCTGGATGTCAGTTGTTTTGAATTCCACGGCCTTCGAACCCCCAGGTTGCTTAAGAAACACACATTCTCTAAAGTCACAATTTGAGCCCGATTCAGCCAGTGACATGCGGGGCGCCCGGTTAAATCTGAACGTCAGAAAAACAACGACTTCAACTACAAGTACGTCCCGGGTCCTGCGTGGGACACACTCCTACCGAGATGCTCCCCGGCACGCGGAATCGGCCCTGGGCCGGCACCGCGCCCCTGCGGCCTCGGGAGGCGGGTCCCACCTCTATCTCTCCTTCCAGGGGACAGAGACCCCGGCTGGTGCGCCCCGCGGCCCCGCAGGCCCGTCCATCGGAAATGGTGAGTGGGCATTCccgggagtgggggggggggggggggggtgggtcttCCGGGGCCGACGCCCATCCAGGCCAGGCCGGGGCCACAACCGAGACGCGGTCACCCGAGCCCGTCCCCACCTCTGCTCCGTCCCCGGGCCccacccggccccgccccgcccggccccgccccaccccgctgACCCCGAGGCTCGTGGCGCCAGGGCCCAATCAGCTGCCAGGTAAGTGCCTAGAAGGCAGCATCTGATTGGCTGAACGAGGGCCAGTCAGCGGCGTGCGCAGAGGGCCGTCGCCGGAAGAGCCTGGCCTCTGAGGGGCGGGGGGGCGGAAGAGGAGGGGCCTTGGGGGTCGGAGGAGGGCCCCGGGAGGGACAGGGAGCAGTGAGGAGGGCGGTTTATGGGAGGAGTGACACGCGTGGG
Proteins encoded in this region:
- the FBXO31 gene encoding F-box only protein 31 isoform X4; amino-acid sequence: MKAPTELISAVGRGVARALGASVLWRGRLDTGGWAGINPRVKSGRFMKILPDYEHMEYRDVYTCLLHRYRHILGLWQPDIGPYGGLLNVVVDGLFIIGWMYLPPHDPHVDDPMRFKPLFRIHLMERKSATVECMYGHRGPHNGHVQVVKKDEFSTKCNQTDHHRMSGGRQEEFRTWLREEWGRTLEDIFHEHMQELILMKFIYTSQYDNCLTYRRIYLPPSHPDDLIRPGLFKGTYGSHGLEIVMLSFHGKHARGTKITGDPNIPAGQQTVEIDLRHRIHLPDIESLRDFNELSRIVLEVREQVRQEQQQEGGPEDAEGLGRQSPQPCAEPPAEQAKGPGDGGAEAAAEPPAQSGQGQPFVLPVGVSSRNEDYPRTCRMCFYGTGLIAGHGFTSPERTPGVFVLFDEDRFGFIWLELKSFSLYSRVQAAFRNADAPSPQAFEEMLKNIQSLAS